A genomic window from Schistocerca serialis cubense isolate TAMUIC-IGC-003099 chromosome 4, iqSchSeri2.2, whole genome shotgun sequence includes:
- the LOC126474091 gene encoding cuticle protein 65-like isoform X3: MKVLVIVSAILAAAAAAPTPGYLGAAHGLLGAAPAVVAAPAVVAAPAVHAGYAAYGPAPVAVGPGGYLADTHDVAAARAAHLTAVAQTQARDAIVNGAAAHAALAAPALLGAHGLAYGHGLAYGHGYHG, translated from the coding sequence GTCATTGTGAGCGCCAttctggccgccgccgccgccgccccgacGCCCGGCTACCTGGGCGCCGCCCACGGCCTGCTCGGCGCCGCCCCCGCAGTGGTTGCTGCCCCCGCGGTGGTCGCCGCCCCCGCCGTCCACGCCGGCTACGCCGCCTACGGCCCCGCCCCCGTGGCTGTGGGACCCGGCGGCTACCTGGCCGACACCCACGACGTGGCCGCCGCCAGGGCCGCCCACCTGACCGCCGTCGCCCAGACGCAGGCCCGCGACGCCATCGTCAACggcgccgccgcccacgccgccctcGCCGCCCCCGCTCTGCTCGGAGCGCACGGACTGGCGTACGGACACGGCCTGGCTTACGGTCATGGCTACCACGGCTGA